The following nucleotide sequence is from Nitrospira sp..
CTCCCATTACCCCGGCACGATCAAGCCATGTCGCAGGAAGATGAACTCAAACCCTGCCACCGGTTCGCCAAGCGCCGTCTCGACCGCCCGGCGATAGAGGCGCGCCTGCTCTCGATAGAGCGCCGCCCGTGCCTCGACCTGATCGCGCGGAATCATATCCGTCTTGTAGTCGGCAATCCAGAGCCGACCATCGAGGCGGTAGAGGACGTCGATCACCCCCTCCAGGATCTGCCGGCCCTCGTTCCAGGGGATTAGGAACGGCACCTCCCGCCCCACCAGCGTGGCGCGCTGAAGGCGTTCGTAGGCCGGTGAATCGATGAAGGTGGCGAGGATCGTACGTACCGCTTCCGCCTCCGGCAGGAGCGGAGGCTGATCGAGCTGGGCCAGCTGCCGGGCAGGATCACCGGCGAAATCCCAATGCTGCAGCAGACGATGGACGAGCGTGCCGACCGCTTTGCCCGACACTGCCTCTTCACGACTGCGTGGCACCCCCTTCACTGGAACGGTAAGTTTCTCGATGAAGTCGGACGGCGAAACCACCAGCGCTTCCGACCGTCGTTCAGCCCAGACACGATCACGCTCCGCCCAGCGATCCATGAGAATCTGGTCGACGACTCCCGGCTCCCATTCGGCTGAGCGAGGCCTCTGCCGCGCCGGCGGACCGTCTTCGCCTGGTACCACCACCTGCCGGAAGGCACCCTGCCCCACCGACAGCGCATCCTGATCAGCCAGCCCCAACTCCGAGCCGACAGCCCGTTCCAGGAGATCGAGCAACGCGCCGCGCACCCGCCGCTTGGGCAGCGCCCCGGACAACACGAGGCGTTCACGCGCCCGCGTCATGCCGACATAGAACAGGCGCCGCCGCTCCGCCTGCTCACGCACCCGGGCCTTTTCGGCCACCAGCACGGCCCCGATGCTGCACCGGTCCCCAAACTCCACCCCCTGCACACCGGTGGACCAATCATGCCAAATCACCGGCCCAGCCGGCCCTCGCGACGCGCCGTCCCCGTGATGCAGCCCCGCGAGAATCACCACTGGAAACTCCAAACCCTTGGCCTTGTGAATGGTCAAGATTCGCACGGCATCCAGCGTATCCTCGGCCAGGGCACTCTCCGCCTCTTCAGGCTGCTCTTCCAGCCGAGTGATGAACAGCCCCACGAACTCCGTCAGCGAGAGGCCGGGACGATCCGCCAGGTCCTCCGCCATCCGTCGAACCTTGAGCAGGTTCGCGACAGCCTGTTCGCCGTGGAGCGACGCTGCCGCAAGCTCCAGCAGGGGCAGCCGTTGAAACAGCAGATCGACCGCCTCCGGCAACGGCACCAGCGGAGCCTCGGTGTGCAACTGTGACAGAATCCGGTAGAGTCGCCCAATCGTTTCGGCTTGCGGATGGTCCCAGCCGGAGAGCCGGTCGATCCGGCGGTAGTCCAAAGCGCCCCGTTCACGGAGTTCGAGGAGCTGTTGATCGGACAGGCCCCCGAGAGGTGCCCGCAGTATCCCCAGGAAGGCGACGCCGTCATGGGGATTCGCCACGCTGCGGAGAAGATTGACCAGGTCGATCACTTCCTGCCGGCAGTAGAAATGTTTTTCTCCATCGATCGTGAAGTCGATCCCCTGCCGGCGCAGAGACTCCAAATACGGTTCCGTCTGGGTCAATTTTCGAAACAGCAAGGCGATGTGGCCGGGCCGCAGACCGGACTCGGACCCTGCGGCACCCGCGCCTTCCTCAGCTTCCGTGAGCAGACGAGCGATCAGGAGCGCGACCTGCTCCGCCTCCACTCTCGTTGCAGCGGCGGAATCCAAGTCATCGTCCTGATCCGCCCTGACCAGACGCAATTCGACCCCTGCGTTGCGGAAGGGGCTGGTGCGGTTCGGTTGCACGGCCAAGGGGACGTTCGGCGGCTGGACCGAGGGCTGCGCCACGAGCAAGGCATCAAACACCCCGTTCACGACCTCCAGCACGGACTGGTGGCTGCGGAAATTCGTCGCCAACTCACAGCGCAACGCCCCGCCATCTTCCAATCGAGCGACCACATGGTCGAACGCCTCGATATCGGCGCGCCGAAAGGCATAGATCGACTGTTTCGGATCCCCCACGATGAATAACTTCCCCTCTTCCAGCCGAGCCTCGCGCCAGGACGTGGCTTGCCGGCCGAGCTGTTCGGCCAGATAGAGCACGATTTCATATTGCACCGGATCGGTGTCTTGAAACTCATCGACCAAGAGGGCGCGGTATTCGCGTTTCAACTGTTCTCGGATGGACGGATGGTCGCGGAGCAATCCTCGGGCCTTGGCGAGCAATCCGTCAAAGGTGAGCCAACCTGAATTGCGAAACGACAGGCGTACCGCTTGCACGAAGGGCACGAGCACCTCGAGCACCTCCTCCATTACCCCATGGTCGACGCTGAGCAGGCGCAGCGCCACCCGTTGGAGCGCCTTCACCTCGTCGAAGTCGTCGTCCGTCCATCCGGTCGGGGCAGTCCCCAGATCCTTCTCCAGCGCCTCCCGGGCCTCCAACGACAGGGCCTCAGGGCCGGTCAATCCGCGATCCAGCAGCAGGCCATAGAGCTGCACGAGCGCGGCCAGCATCGATTCGACCTTGCGCCGTTTGGGGCTGTCGTATCGAAGGAGCAGGGCCTCGGCCTGCCGGTGTTTCTGCGCGAACCAGTCCATCAGACCGACGCTGAGTTCTCCCTCTCTCACCTGCGCTGTCAATCCCTCCAGATCGATCAGGTCGTTGTGGAGGCCATAGGCCAGCTCATACAACTCCTGGAGCCGGAACGATTTGAGCAGGGTCCGCCAACGGGCATGGTCGCGTCCGGTCGCCCCCAATTCGCAATCCAGCCACAGATCCCACTCCATGGCGAAATGGTCGTCGAAGCGCGACCCGTCTTCATCGGTCTTGAACGTGGGCGCGACGCCCGCCTCGATGGGATAGAGCCGCAGGAGATGGGCGGCGAAGCTGTGCAGCGTCCCGATCTGCGCCTTGTCGAGATCACGCAAGGCCGTCTCGGCGCGCGCAACGATCTCATCGATCGTCCAGCCGTACCGCCGGCGGAGATCGGCAACCGACACCGCCCCTCCCCCCGCAGCCTCGCCCTCGCGATCCCGCTCGTTCACCAACGCGCGCAGCCGTTCCCGCAGCCGAACTTTCATTTCCGCGGCCGCCTTGTTGGTGAAGGTCAACGCGACGATCCTGGAGAGAGCCAGCGGATCGGGCCGCCGCATCAGCAAGTAGAGGAGCCGATTGACCAGCAGCGTGGTTTTTCCCGTGCCGGCTCCGGCGATGACCACCACGTTCCGGTCGAAGGTCGTGGCCGCCGCCTCCCGCGCCTCTTGATCGGGAATGGAGAGCGGCTCACTCACGCGGCACCTTCAACGTTCGGAGACTGCGCAGGCCCCCAGCTTCAGCAGATCGATAGGCGCGCCACCAGGTCGGTTGATGCGATCGCCGACAGGCCGCGGCGAACTCACAGTAGCTGCAGTAGGCGTCCGGCAGAATATGGAACCGACCCTCGCGGATACCAGTCAGGATGACGCGCAGGGTTCCCGTCAATGCCTGCCCTGCCGCTCCCTTCCAGGCCGAAGTGGGGAAAGACACCCGCTCCACCGGTGGGCTGCCCTCGGGGAGCAGATAGAGAAAGTCCACTTGCTCCGGTTTGGAACCGGATGGCTCCTCCGTCGAGGACGCAGCGCCCATCAGGCTGTAGAGGGCCGGTTGCAGGCGAGCGGCTCGCAGGCTGGCTTGCAGCAAGTTGCGATCCTTGGCCTCCACGCGGTTGTTCGCGCGGTACTTATAATCGATCACGCGCAGAGCACCGGATTCGGGGTGGCGGTCCACCCGGTCCCAACGGCCCTTCACCAGGGTGGGCTCGACACCCTCATTGATTGGAAGGGTCCCC
It contains:
- a CDS encoding UvrD-helicase domain-containing protein, which produces MSEPLSIPDQEAREAAATTFDRNVVVIAGAGTGKTTLLVNRLLYLLMRRPDPLALSRIVALTFTNKAAAEMKVRLRERLRALVNERDREGEAAGGGAVSVADLRRRYGWTIDEIVARAETALRDLDKAQIGTLHSFAAHLLRLYPIEAGVAPTFKTDEDGSRFDDHFAMEWDLWLDCELGATGRDHARWRTLLKSFRLQELYELAYGLHNDLIDLEGLTAQVREGELSVGLMDWFAQKHRQAEALLLRYDSPKRRKVESMLAALVQLYGLLLDRGLTGPEALSLEAREALEKDLGTAPTGWTDDDFDEVKALQRVALRLLSVDHGVMEEVLEVLVPFVQAVRLSFRNSGWLTFDGLLAKARGLLRDHPSIREQLKREYRALLVDEFQDTDPVQYEIVLYLAEQLGRQATSWREARLEEGKLFIVGDPKQSIYAFRRADIEAFDHVVARLEDGGALRCELATNFRSHQSVLEVVNGVFDALLVAQPSVQPPNVPLAVQPNRTSPFRNAGVELRLVRADQDDDLDSAAATRVEAEQVALLIARLLTEAEEGAGAAGSESGLRPGHIALLFRKLTQTEPYLESLRRQGIDFTIDGEKHFYCRQEVIDLVNLLRSVANPHDGVAFLGILRAPLGGLSDQQLLELRERGALDYRRIDRLSGWDHPQAETIGRLYRILSQLHTEAPLVPLPEAVDLLFQRLPLLELAAASLHGEQAVANLLKVRRMAEDLADRPGLSLTEFVGLFITRLEEQPEEAESALAEDTLDAVRILTIHKAKGLEFPVVILAGLHHGDGASRGPAGPVIWHDWSTGVQGVEFGDRCSIGAVLVAEKARVREQAERRRLFYVGMTRARERLVLSGALPKRRVRGALLDLLERAVGSELGLADQDALSVGQGAFRQVVVPGEDGPPARQRPRSAEWEPGVVDQILMDRWAERDRVWAERRSEALVVSPSDFIEKLTVPVKGVPRSREEAVSGKAVGTLVHRLLQHWDFAGDPARQLAQLDQPPLLPEAEAVRTILATFIDSPAYERLQRATLVGREVPFLIPWNEGRQILEGVIDVLYRLDGRLWIADYKTDMIPRDQVEARAALYREQARLYRRAVETALGEPVAGFEFIFLRHGLIVPG